In the Flavisolibacter tropicus genome, one interval contains:
- a CDS encoding helix-turn-helix domain-containing protein — protein MNDLDYKLIKPSQSLSDFVESFWQLRNPSDSDKEVVVLPDGRIDLIFSQAATESFQVTLVGIGTHPDKAMLAANTLMYAISFKPLAAEYIFQDTIAGLLDRAEHLPANFWNFTADDLNSFDVFCNKASQKIQSLLPTEIDNRKQDLFDLIYSSNGALTVKELSEKVFWSSRQINRYFNQQFGISLKAYCNIIRFRASFQHIKQGKLFPEENFTDQSHFIKEVKRLSGVLPKELKRNPNDRFIQFSTLTEK, from the coding sequence ATGAATGACTTGGATTACAAATTGATCAAGCCCAGCCAATCGCTTTCTGACTTTGTAGAAAGTTTTTGGCAGTTGCGCAACCCATCGGATAGCGACAAAGAAGTTGTGGTTTTACCTGACGGTAGAATTGATCTAATTTTCTCACAAGCTGCAACAGAGTCTTTCCAGGTTACACTTGTAGGAATAGGAACCCACCCCGATAAAGCCATGCTCGCCGCTAACACATTGATGTATGCTATCAGTTTTAAACCACTTGCTGCAGAATATATTTTTCAGGATACCATTGCTGGCTTGTTAGATAGAGCCGAACATTTACCTGCCAACTTTTGGAATTTTACAGCGGATGATCTGAACAGCTTTGACGTTTTCTGCAATAAAGCTTCTCAAAAGATCCAATCACTTTTGCCAACAGAAATAGACAATAGAAAGCAGGATCTTTTTGATCTTATTTATTCTTCAAATGGCGCACTCACGGTAAAAGAACTTTCTGAAAAAGTGTTTTGGAGCAGCCGGCAAATCAACCGGTATTTTAATCAGCAGTTCGGTATTTCATTAAAAGCCTACTGCAACATCATTCGCTTTCGCGCCTCCTTTCAACACATTAAGCAGGGTAAATTATTTCCTGAAGAAAACTTTACCGACCAATCGCATTTCATCAAAGAAGTTAAACGGTTGTCGGGTGTTTTACCCAAAGAACTCAAGCGAAATCCAAACGACCGATTTATACAATTTTCCACGCTCACTGAAAAATAG
- a CDS encoding peptidyl-alpha-hydroxyglycine alpha-amidating lyase family protein, producing the protein MVKKVLYSLLALTALLVAFYFFQPIKKGKGLDTTTKYDLVKDWPKLPSDLKLGNPTGIGIDTNQNIVVFHRADSEWPLLGRMPNKPIKNNTILIIDKESGQLRDSWGSNLFIMPHGLTVDKENHIWVTDVGLHQVFKFSHDGKLLMVLGVAGVAGSDSLHFNKPTDIAISKDGSFYVSDGYGNNRIVKFSPSGNYLLEWGRKGNKEGEFDLPHGLSLDNDGNVYVADRENNRIQKFNSSGHFIKQWTNNTFGSICSVFFDSTKEKVFAIDDFTFLKMKHRGSDVIIIDTSAKVQTRFGRSGFYQGPTSWYHDLTVDKEGSIYIGDILGNTIQKFRSVSN; encoded by the coding sequence ATGGTTAAGAAAGTACTTTATTCTTTATTGGCTTTGACAGCGCTCTTGGTTGCTTTTTATTTTTTCCAACCAATCAAAAAAGGGAAAGGTCTTGACACCACAACTAAGTATGATCTTGTAAAAGATTGGCCCAAATTGCCAAGTGATCTTAAACTTGGTAATCCCACAGGCATTGGCATAGACACTAACCAAAACATCGTCGTATTTCATAGAGCTGATAGTGAGTGGCCATTACTGGGCCGAATGCCTAATAAGCCCATTAAGAACAATACTATTTTGATCATTGACAAGGAAAGTGGGCAGCTGCGCGACAGCTGGGGCAGCAATTTATTTATAATGCCCCATGGATTGACCGTTGACAAGGAGAACCATATTTGGGTTACAGACGTAGGACTTCATCAGGTTTTTAAATTCAGCCATGATGGAAAACTATTGATGGTGCTTGGCGTGGCAGGAGTGGCAGGTAGTGATAGCCTGCATTTTAATAAGCCCACTGATATTGCTATTTCTAAGGATGGCTCATTCTATGTTAGTGATGGCTATGGAAACAACCGAATTGTAAAATTTTCTCCATCTGGTAACTATTTGCTTGAGTGGGGTAGAAAGGGCAATAAAGAAGGTGAATTTGATTTGCCACATGGACTTAGTCTGGACAACGATGGAAATGTGTACGTTGCGGATAGGGAAAACAACAGGATTCAAAAATTTAATTCATCGGGTCATTTTATCAAACAGTGGACCAACAATACCTTTGGCTCTATCTGCTCAGTATTCTTTGACTCAACCAAAGAAAAAGTATTTGCCATAGATGATTTTACCTTTTTGAAAATGAAACACCGTGGTTCAGACGTAATTATCATTGATACATCAGCAAAGGTTCAAACAAGATTTGGCCGAAGCGGCTTTTATCAGGGTCCTACTTCCTGGTACCACGATCTAACTGTTGATAAAGAAGGCTCCATTTATATTGGAGATATTTTAGGCAACACTATCCAGAAATTTAGAAGTGTCAGCAATTAA
- a CDS encoding phosphatase PAP2 family protein, whose translation MICFKERYRKLFLFIFLIICSQYGLAQNADITLLQNINLHRPQKLDAGFRFVANTTYPVSLAVPMVMLGTGYLKKDSALKNQGLQTGAALVIAAVITEGLKRSIQRPRPFVTYPFIEKATEGDGSSFPSGHVSIAFATATSLYLWNHKWYVAVPSFVWASTVAYARMDLGVHYPSDVLAGAIVGSASAFLSYKANKWIHKKRKMR comes from the coding sequence ATGATCTGTTTTAAAGAGCGCTATAGAAAACTGTTCCTTTTCATTTTCCTTATCATTTGCTCTCAATACGGGTTAGCACAAAACGCCGACATTACCCTTTTGCAAAATATTAATCTCCACCGACCTCAAAAACTGGATGCCGGTTTTCGGTTTGTAGCAAACACTACTTACCCAGTAAGCCTGGCCGTTCCTATGGTCATGTTAGGAACCGGCTATCTAAAAAAAGATAGCGCACTAAAAAACCAGGGACTTCAGACGGGTGCTGCACTTGTTATAGCTGCAGTAATTACTGAGGGATTAAAACGAAGTATACAAAGACCTCGACCTTTTGTTACTTATCCATTTATTGAAAAAGCTACAGAAGGCGACGGTTCCTCTTTTCCCTCAGGGCATGTATCTATCGCATTTGCTACAGCTACTTCCTTATATCTGTGGAATCACAAATGGTATGTTGCTGTACCTTCTTTTGTATGGGCTTCTACGGTTGCTTATGCGCGTATGGACTTGGGTGTTCACTATCCCAGCGATGTCCTGGCCGGTGCGATTGTAGGTTCTGCTTCCGCTTTTCTTTCTTATAAAGCAAACAAGTGGATACATAAAAAAAGAAAAATGCGTTAG
- a CDS encoding OmpA/MotB family protein encodes MTVRICSSLLMSAITILLIPACVSTKKYQSLQSEYGSLQSKNETILRERDDCKSSLGIANVKVEGLENQLRANKSQMESLQSALDKCLVASSQGNVNISKLVDEINASNKYIQQLVASKNKSDSLNMVLTNNLTRSLNTDEMKDVNIQVLKGVVYISLSDNMLYKSGSYEISDKANATLSKIAKIISDYKDFKVLIEGNTDNVPIAKTNIRNNWDLSALRASSVVQALQTTFAVDPSRLTAGGRGEYNPVASNDTPEGRTRNRRTQIIITPKLDQFMDLIDKGPAKDSASTK; translated from the coding sequence ATGACAGTTAGAATTTGCTCTTCATTATTGATGAGTGCCATAACAATACTGCTCATACCAGCCTGTGTAAGTACTAAAAAATATCAGTCGCTGCAGTCAGAATATGGATCACTCCAAAGCAAGAATGAAACGATCCTAAGAGAACGCGACGATTGTAAAAGTAGCTTAGGCATTGCCAACGTGAAAGTAGAAGGGCTGGAAAACCAATTACGTGCAAATAAGAGTCAAATGGAGTCCTTGCAATCGGCATTAGATAAATGTCTTGTTGCTTCTAGCCAGGGAAATGTCAATATTTCGAAACTGGTTGATGAGATCAATGCATCCAACAAATACATACAGCAGTTGGTAGCTTCCAAAAACAAAAGTGATTCATTAAATATGGTGCTGACCAACAACCTTACCCGATCATTGAACACGGATGAGATGAAGGACGTGAATATACAGGTGCTGAAAGGCGTTGTATACATTTCGCTTTCAGATAACATGCTATATAAGTCTGGTAGCTACGAAATATCTGACAAGGCCAATGCAACGCTATCAAAGATTGCCAAGATCATTAGCGATTATAAAGATTTTAAAGTGCTTATCGAGGGCAACACTGATAATGTGCCGATTGCTAAAACCAACATTCGCAACAACTGGGATCTTAGTGCACTCAGGGCTTCATCAGTTGTGCAGGCCTTGCAAACGACCTTTGCTGTAGATCCCTCGCGCCTCACTGCAGGAGGTCGTGGCGAATACAACCCTGTTGCCAGCAATGATACTCCAGAAGGCAGGACCCGCAACCGGCGTACACAAATTATTATCACCCCCAAACTTGATCAGTTTATGGATCTGATTGATAAAGGACCGGCCAAGGATTCAGCCAGCACAAAATAA
- a CDS encoding cation:proton antiporter yields MLSALNFNLQLQRIVIMLLSILLIGLLLKKLNQPYFVAYIIAGILLGPYSIKVFTN; encoded by the coding sequence ATGCTATCGGCACTCAACTTCAATTTGCAGCTACAGCGTATTGTAATAATGCTGCTTAGTATTTTATTAATTGGTTTGCTTTTAAAAAAACTAAACCAGCCCTATTTTGTAGCCTACATTATTGCAGGAATATTATTAGGTCCTTACTCAATTAAAGTATTCACTAATTAA
- a CDS encoding Hsp20/alpha crystallin family protein, translating to MTVVKRNGNRLNPLPMLFDDFFNRDLLNWGTSNFSDTNTTIPAVNIKETAENYEVEVAAPGMTKKDFKVELDGNSLTISSERTNQREENEGERYARKEFSYQSFQRTFTLQKDVVDIDKIQAKYENGLLLLLLPKKEEAKQKPPRLIQIS from the coding sequence ATGACAGTCGTAAAAAGAAATGGAAATCGTTTGAATCCATTGCCAATGCTTTTTGATGATTTCTTTAATCGGGATTTGCTCAATTGGGGAACTTCAAATTTCTCCGACACTAACACCACGATTCCGGCGGTTAATATTAAAGAAACTGCTGAGAATTACGAAGTGGAAGTTGCTGCACCTGGAATGACTAAAAAAGATTTCAAAGTAGAACTGGACGGAAATTCTCTGACCATAAGTTCCGAAAGAACCAATCAAAGGGAAGAAAACGAAGGTGAACGTTATGCTCGTAAGGAATTCAGTTACCAATCTTTCCAACGAACTTTCACCTTGCAAAAAGATGTAGTAGATATTGATAAGATTCAGGCGAAGTATGAAAATGGATTACTGCTTCTGCTTCTCCCTAAAAAAGAAGAAGCAAAACAAAAGCCGCCAAGGCTAATTCAAATTTCTTAA
- a CDS encoding phosphatase PAP2 family protein yields the protein MKQFITCLCFLFASVMAQAQDAAGVTVTQDTVNKQPLIKHIVPKLAIGVAYAATVYTVYKTADPEIQDESQEGKTAFKSDISHSVSPLGLATTNMIGSVLVTGYGMLSKNPRLQKAGVLLMGSLAVNGFVTATLKKQFQRYRPSTGKSFNTFDGDDGPGINQSFPSAHTSNAFTTATIFASIYKDKKWVAPFAYGMATMVGLSRIYDNAHWASDVMTGAAIGFLSAKSVLLLDKVLSNHHIHIYPQIGLKQAGAAMVYQF from the coding sequence ATGAAACAGTTTATTACCTGTCTTTGTTTTTTGTTTGCATCCGTTATGGCGCAAGCACAAGACGCTGCAGGCGTAACAGTAACACAAGACACGGTAAACAAACAACCCCTTATTAAACATATTGTCCCAAAACTGGCAATAGGTGTAGCCTATGCAGCTACTGTGTACACCGTATATAAAACGGCCGACCCTGAGATTCAAGATGAGTCGCAGGAGGGCAAGACGGCCTTTAAGTCCGATATCTCCCATTCGGTTTCGCCGCTAGGCTTGGCCACAACCAATATGATTGGCAGTGTATTGGTAACAGGCTATGGTATGCTTTCCAAAAACCCTCGTTTGCAAAAGGCAGGTGTATTGTTGATGGGAAGCCTTGCTGTAAATGGTTTTGTTACCGCTACCCTTAAAAAGCAGTTTCAGCGCTACCGCCCTTCTACCGGCAAGTCCTTCAACACTTTTGATGGTGATGATGGTCCAGGCATTAACCAGTCTTTCCCTTCTGCCCATACCTCCAATGCCTTTACCACGGCTACCATTTTTGCCTCTATCTATAAAGACAAGAAATGGGTAGCGCCCTTTGCCTATGGTATGGCCACCATGGTGGGTCTTTCCCGTATTTATGACAATGCACACTGGGCTTCGGATGTGATGACCGGAGCAGCAATAGGATTTCTAAGTGCCAAATCGGTGTTACTGTTGGATAAGGTATTATCCAACCACCATATTCATATTTATCCACAGATAGGGCTTAAGCAGGCGGGGGCAGCTATGGTGTATCAGTTTTAG
- a CDS encoding MFS transporter, which produces MEQHTLKQWQVLFMALCTGLIVANIYYCQPLVVMISKEFGVSESKGGTITFYTQLGYALGLLFFVPLGDMLEKRKQIVFTTALTVVFLIMAALSTSLAMLSIASLLIGATSIVPQLILPLAAHLAPAEKRGKIIGTIMSGLLIGILISRTISGFIGAWLGWRGMFWIAASLSTALMIVMQLVFPKVPSHFKGHYGSLMRSLLTLIKEQPILREAATINALTFAAFGLFWTTMVLHLSEAPFSFHSDQIGLFGLAAVAGALIAPLVGGSADKGNPRVAIGYGLLIVLVSFGLFYFFGATIIGMVIGIILLDLGQQSVHVSNQTRVYALKPEARNRLNTVYMTVSFIGTSMGSAIGLWVWDKAQWTGVCITGATFLSLAFLVYVLTYKHVAKEVRL; this is translated from the coding sequence ATGGAACAACATACGTTAAAGCAATGGCAGGTCTTATTCATGGCCTTGTGTACAGGATTGATTGTAGCTAATATTTACTACTGCCAGCCCCTGGTAGTAATGATCAGTAAAGAGTTTGGTGTATCAGAAAGCAAGGGCGGTACCATTACCTTTTATACCCAGTTGGGCTATGCCCTGGGACTCCTGTTTTTTGTGCCCTTGGGCGACATGCTGGAAAAGCGTAAGCAAATTGTGTTTACCACGGCGCTTACAGTGGTTTTCTTGATTATGGCAGCCTTGTCTACCTCGCTTGCCATGCTTAGCATTGCCAGCTTATTGATTGGTGCCACTTCGATAGTACCGCAACTCATTCTTCCCCTGGCCGCTCACCTGGCGCCTGCGGAAAAGCGCGGTAAGATCATAGGCACCATAATGAGCGGATTGCTGATTGGTATTTTAATATCGCGTACCATCAGTGGCTTTATCGGTGCCTGGCTGGGCTGGCGCGGTATGTTTTGGATAGCGGCCTCTTTATCCACAGCACTGATGATTGTTATGCAGTTGGTTTTTCCCAAAGTGCCATCGCATTTCAAAGGACACTACGGAAGCCTGATGCGCTCATTGCTTACGCTTATTAAAGAGCAGCCTATATTGCGTGAGGCCGCCACCATCAATGCCTTAACCTTTGCGGCTTTTGGTTTGTTCTGGACAACGATGGTGCTTCATTTATCAGAAGCGCCGTTTTCCTTCCATTCCGATCAGATTGGCTTGTTTGGATTGGCAGCGGTAGCTGGTGCGCTCATCGCCCCACTTGTAGGCGGCTCTGCCGATAAGGGCAACCCACGCGTAGCTATTGGTTATGGCCTGTTGATTGTACTCGTTTCTTTTGGCCTGTTCTACTTCTTTGGTGCTACCATTATAGGTATGGTCATCGGTATTATTTTGCTGGACCTGGGACAGCAGTCGGTTCACGTATCCAATCAAACACGCGTATATGCCCTGAAGCCAGAGGCGCGCAACCGTCTGAATACCGTATACATGACCGTTAGTTTTATTGGCACCTCTATGGGTTCTGCCATTGGCCTGTGGGTATGGGATAAGGCGCAATGGACCGGCGTGTGTATTACAGGCGCTACCTTTCTTTCATTGGCGTTCCTGGTGTATGTGTTAACGTACAAGCATGTGGCAAAGGAGGTGAGGCTTTAG
- a CDS encoding amidohydrolase family protein: protein MRKLLLTALFYGGVFFSHAQTNAYQIKAGKLFDSETGTFQTNKVILVKGEKIDTVKNSSDLTAADQKTYATVIDLSRFTVMPGLIDAHTHLLYREVIHPGNNPPAMDMAKMLTLEGDAYRALYGAARAKAYLESGITAVQDLGNSGNFGDVALQRAINEGLVTGPRMRCSGPGLSTEGGQFPGLIYKHRDLANDEYRIVKGSDDAVQAVRENITQGADVIKIYANNTPNKTMLTVDEIKAIVTEAHRYGIRVTAHATDNTAVWNAVTGGVDGIEHGYRLNDTTLELMAKKNVVMVPTFSDSATMVDFVKLNNLGDPEEIKRTPQILASYNKYKVSQLQRIRQKGVTIVAGSDDYVSTSFPMAEVSKRTLIGYVQAGMTIKETLQAATLNAATHLRWKDKIGVIKKGAFADIVAFDGDLDTNINALLNTRFVMKGGKIYTANYNF, encoded by the coding sequence ATGAGAAAGTTACTACTAACTGCCCTGTTTTATGGAGGCGTCTTTTTTAGTCATGCTCAAACCAATGCCTACCAGATCAAGGCGGGCAAATTGTTTGACAGCGAGACCGGAACGTTTCAAACCAATAAGGTCATACTAGTAAAAGGTGAAAAGATTGACACGGTTAAAAACAGTAGTGATCTTACTGCTGCCGACCAGAAAACCTATGCTACCGTAATTGACCTTTCCCGCTTTACCGTAATGCCAGGACTAATAGATGCACACACCCATTTGTTGTATAGAGAGGTTATTCATCCGGGCAATAACCCACCTGCCATGGATATGGCTAAGATGTTAACGTTGGAAGGCGATGCCTACCGGGCGCTTTATGGAGCGGCACGTGCCAAAGCCTATTTGGAGAGTGGTATTACAGCCGTGCAGGACCTGGGTAATTCCGGAAACTTTGGCGATGTGGCTTTACAACGTGCCATCAATGAAGGACTGGTAACGGGCCCTCGTATGCGTTGTTCCGGGCCAGGCTTATCGACAGAAGGCGGTCAGTTTCCAGGTCTTATCTACAAACACAGAGACCTGGCCAATGATGAATACCGCATTGTAAAAGGTAGCGACGATGCTGTACAAGCCGTAAGAGAAAATATAACACAGGGGGCAGATGTAATTAAGATCTATGCCAATAACACACCCAATAAAACCATGCTTACGGTAGACGAAATCAAGGCCATTGTAACAGAAGCACACCGCTATGGCATTCGTGTTACGGCACATGCTACAGATAATACCGCTGTTTGGAATGCTGTAACGGGTGGCGTAGATGGCATAGAACATGGCTACCGCTTAAACGATACAACACTGGAATTGATGGCAAAGAAAAATGTGGTAATGGTGCCTACGTTTTCAGACAGTGCCACAATGGTTGATTTTGTAAAACTGAACAACCTGGGTGATCCGGAAGAGATAAAGCGAACGCCACAGATCTTAGCTTCTTATAACAAATACAAAGTATCGCAGCTACAGCGCATCCGTCAAAAAGGTGTTACCATCGTGGCCGGAAGCGACGATTATGTATCAACGTCGTTTCCCATGGCAGAAGTTTCTAAACGCACCCTCATTGGTTATGTACAGGCAGGTATGACCATTAAGGAAACATTGCAAGCGGCAACCTTAAACGCAGCAACACACCTGCGCTGGAAGGATAAAATAGGTGTTATAAAGAAAGGTGCTTTTGCCGATATCGTGGCTTTTGATGGAGACCTGGATACTAACATCAATGCTTTGCTGAATACTCGTTTTGTAATGAAGGGTGGAAAAATATATACGGCCAACTATAATTTTTAA
- a CDS encoding BamA/TamA family outer membrane protein, with translation MKRVDQIAILLSVTLLLTIKLRAQDTTRVNPAITVQVNPQTEQYLLDSLNKSPFYYALKKRYYKDEADTSHKDKIGFAIRPSLNIGVGYRVRRYKNKEPFAYEQSLIAYYGINRNSFAIEYQGLWNQVIGKWNIALTGRLDIPNSVYFFGVGNETQKRDDVRNKYYRLYSTEFYSAVGINRLFNHKHFIEFSPFYQNVKIHPDENQYIHDYMDNLSPKDLEIKHFMGGTVTYAYAKMDNAISPSRGFVFNAAASYVKNVKSTDVNDDGRDFTRYTSSAAVYLPLSRVITLALRAGGATIQGDPEFYQLNRLGGNENLRGFRRQRFYGTHTVYNNNELRFLWPTQNRVFDGKVGFLAFVDDGRVWQPGEKSNTWHAGYGGGPVIQFFNSLLVNGTIGFSKEDLVFHVRMGFLF, from the coding sequence ATGAAAAGAGTAGATCAGATAGCCATCTTATTAAGTGTTACCTTATTATTGACCATTAAGCTTCGTGCCCAGGATACCACCCGAGTAAATCCGGCTATTACCGTTCAAGTGAACCCACAAACAGAACAATACCTTTTGGATTCGCTGAATAAAAGCCCTTTCTACTATGCCCTGAAGAAACGGTATTATAAAGACGAAGCTGATACTTCCCACAAAGACAAGATTGGCTTTGCCATCAGACCCAGCCTCAACATTGGTGTAGGCTACCGTGTTCGTCGCTATAAAAACAAAGAGCCCTTTGCCTATGAGCAAAGCCTGATCGCTTATTATGGTATTAACCGCAACTCATTTGCCATAGAATACCAAGGTCTGTGGAACCAAGTAATTGGTAAATGGAATATAGCGTTGACCGGTAGATTAGATATCCCCAACTCGGTTTATTTTTTTGGTGTAGGTAATGAAACGCAAAAGCGCGATGATGTCCGTAACAAATACTATCGCTTATATAGTACAGAGTTTTATAGCGCCGTTGGTATTAATCGGTTGTTCAATCATAAACATTTTATTGAATTCAGTCCCTTTTATCAAAATGTAAAGATTCACCCTGATGAGAATCAATACATCCACGACTACATGGATAACCTTTCACCAAAAGATTTAGAGATAAAACATTTTATGGGTGGCACTGTCACTTACGCCTATGCGAAAATGGACAACGCTATTTCACCCTCCAGAGGCTTTGTGTTTAACGCTGCCGCTTCTTATGTAAAGAATGTGAAAAGCACGGATGTAAATGATGATGGTAGAGATTTTACTCGCTATACTTCATCAGCGGCTGTATACCTGCCCTTATCCCGGGTTATCACATTAGCCCTAAGAGCAGGCGGTGCCACTATTCAAGGTGATCCTGAATTTTACCAGTTGAACCGCCTTGGCGGAAATGAAAACCTGCGCGGCTTCCGCCGGCAACGCTTTTATGGTACACACACCGTCTACAACAACAATGAGCTGCGTTTCCTATGGCCTACCCAAAACCGTGTCTTTGATGGCAAGGTGGGCTTCCTGGCCTTTGTAGATGATGGTCGTGTGTGGCAACCTGGTGAGAAATCCAATACCTGGCATGCTGGATATGGCGGTGGCCCAGTGATTCAATTCTTTAATTCATTGCTGGTCAATGGAACCATTGGCTTCTCAAAAGAAGACCTGGTGTTCCATGTAAGGATGGGCTTCCTTTTCTAA
- a CDS encoding MlaD family protein — translation MNKRAITVGIFIFIALVIFIAGVLALGGQNKTFADTISVRAIFNDVNGLQTGNNIWLSGVKVGTVKKLNFISNAQVEVTLNVEEKYQQYVHKDSKAKVGSDGLIGNKIIVIYGGSPQSPVAQTGDILGVEKALSMDDMMSTLQENNKNILAITTDFKEVSKGIAAGQGTLGKLLKDEGIANQVESMLISLRGTSSKADAMVADMADYASKLQAKGSLTNDLITDTVIFSRLRSTMAQVQQASLTANAMIEELHKTTQRLNTNQGAVGVLLNDAEAAAQLKETLRNLQSSTEKLDENMEAMQHNFLFRGYFKKKDKEAAKASKAAASAPQ, via the coding sequence ATGAATAAAAGAGCAATCACAGTAGGTATTTTCATTTTTATAGCACTGGTTATTTTCATTGCCGGTGTACTGGCCTTAGGTGGTCAGAATAAAACCTTTGCCGATACCATTAGCGTAAGAGCCATCTTTAACGATGTGAATGGTTTACAAACCGGCAATAATATCTGGCTGTCTGGTGTTAAGGTGGGTACGGTTAAAAAACTCAACTTTATTTCCAATGCACAGGTGGAAGTGACCTTGAACGTAGAGGAAAAATACCAACAGTATGTTCATAAAGATTCCAAAGCTAAAGTTGGATCGGATGGCTTAATTGGTAATAAGATCATTGTTATTTATGGTGGCTCACCACAATCGCCTGTTGCACAAACCGGCGATATACTAGGTGTTGAAAAAGCACTGAGCATGGACGATATGATGAGCACCTTGCAGGAAAACAATAAAAATATCCTGGCCATTACTACCGATTTCAAGGAAGTAAGTAAAGGCATTGCTGCCGGACAGGGTACACTGGGCAAGTTGTTGAAAGATGAAGGCATTGCCAACCAGGTAGAATCGATGCTGATTTCATTGAGAGGCACTTCTTCAAAGGCCGATGCAATGGTTGCTGATATGGCGGACTATGCTTCCAAGCTGCAAGCCAAGGGTTCACTGACCAACGATTTGATCACCGACACGGTTATCTTTAGCCGCTTACGTTCTACTATGGCACAAGTACAGCAAGCTTCACTCACGGCAAATGCTATGATTGAAGAATTGCACAAAACCACACAACGCTTAAATACCAATCAAGGTGCAGTAGGTGTATTACTCAATGATGCAGAAGCTGCCGCCCAATTGAAAGAAACCCTCCGCAACCTTCAATCCAGCACAGAAAAGCTGGATGAGAATATGGAGGCTATGCAACACAACTTCCTATTCAGAGGCTACTTTAAGAAAAAAGACAAAGAAGCCGCCAAAGCCAGTAAAGCCGCCGCTTCGGCACCGCAATAA
- a CDS encoding ABC transporter ATP-binding protein has translation MQHQSPYIDCNVEMITIQGLYKSFGDNHVLRGVDLKVCKGENLVVLGRSGTGKSVLIKIISGLLKPDAGTVIVLGENVVDLNEKELRELRLKIGFSFQSSALYDSMTVRENLEFPLVRHHRKLSKAEVSRSVERVLDAVGLSQTINQMPSELSGGQRKRIGIARTLILQPQIMLYDEPTAGLDPITSGEINRLINEVQRQFHTTSIIITHDLTCAKETGDKVAMLLDGRFVKQGTFEQVFNAQDERIKSFYDYNFIQ, from the coding sequence ATGCAACACCAAAGCCCGTATATCGATTGCAATGTGGAGATGATTACCATCCAGGGACTGTACAAGTCCTTTGGTGACAATCATGTGTTAAGAGGCGTTGACCTGAAAGTGTGCAAAGGGGAAAACCTAGTGGTATTGGGACGCTCGGGTACCGGGAAATCAGTACTCATCAAGATCATTTCCGGTCTGCTAAAGCCTGATGCCGGAACGGTGATCGTATTGGGCGAAAATGTGGTAGACCTGAATGAAAAAGAACTTCGAGAGCTTCGCCTTAAGATCGGCTTCTCCTTTCAAAGCAGTGCCCTTTACGATAGTATGACGGTGCGTGAGAACCTGGAGTTTCCGCTGGTACGTCACCACCGGAAACTAAGCAAAGCCGAAGTGAGTCGTTCTGTAGAGCGGGTATTGGATGCGGTCGGTTTGTCGCAAACCATCAACCAGATGCCATCAGAACTGTCGGGCGGACAGCGCAAGCGGATTGGTATTGCACGCACACTCATTCTGCAGCCACAGATCATGCTTTATGATGAGCCTACTGCTGGATTAGACCCTATTACCAGTGGTGAGATCAACCGGCTGATCAATGAAGTGCAGCGCCAATTTCATACTACCTCTATCATCATCACCCACGACCTGACCTGTGCTAAAGAAACCGGTGATAAGGTAGCCATGCTACTGGACGGCCGCTTTGTAAAACAGGGAACGTTTGAACAGGTATTTAACGCACAGGACGAACGGATCAAAAGTTTTTACGACTATAATTTTATACAGTAA